The DNA region gaagatactggtatcatatgaaactataaaacctgatgaatccatcggtaatCCATCTGaatgttgtcaaaaaaagacaaaaaatattcgaaataaatgtcagaaaaaatgtcagaaaaatgtccaatgaAATATCGGAAAATtgcccaaaaaaaagtctgaaaaaaaaatcgaaaacAATGTCCCAAAATTTTTTCGAAAAAtacctgaaaaatgtcccaaaaaaagacCGAAACAATGACAGAAGAAaagtccgatactggtatcaaatgaaactagaaaacctgatgaatccattggtaccaaccatgacatactagcttgtagtgaaggaggttaaataacgctccaaactttagcaaaattttggcaaggaaaaactgtcatgtccattttcaaagggatcccttgacctctgacctccagttatgtgagtgtgtgagggtttttgttcgaaaaaatgtccaataaaaagtttgaaaaaggtttgaaaattgtccaaaaaaaatgtctgaaaaaagtctgagaaatataaaaaaaaaatgtctgaaaaaagtcagaaaattgtcaAAAACAATGTTCGAAAGAATTTCCGAAAAAAAGCtcgaaaaatgtcagaaaaaaagactgaaacaacgacagaagaaaagtccgatactggtatcatatgaaactagaaaacctgatgaatccatcggtaccaaccatgacatactagctggtcatgaaggaggtagtttcatatgataccagtatcttcactctagctaccgttaacgtgttattatcacgtttaATGTGACAGACCTAGTTAATACATGTTATAAAAAGTGGCATAAATCCAGCGTTTCAACTGGATCTCATTAATtctcacacaacacaacaagctttgacaccaaatcatcGTTTAAAGTTAAATTCTTTTGAGCTGTTTACtggattaattatttaaaataacacTAATTATCTTAATAATTTCACCAGAAACATCATAACTAACACTCCCTAACGTGAGCATTCATACAGAAGAAGAAATTAAATCTTAAAATTCAGATCCAGAAACACAAATCAGGGATTCATTACACCGTGCGCCACCAACCATCTCAAGCAGCCAACACTGGAGAAAGACAAAGCTCAGCCACTGCCAGTATAGTTTGAATTTAAACCAATACAGGGCCTCCACCTTGAGCATAATATTATCAAGTCCTGCAGCCTGTGTTGGCATGATGAGAATCAGTGCCAGCTGTTATTCTAGCTGGAGGAGAGTGATTCTGGCACCCTGTCGGCTGTAAACTGACgccagctgctgcaggaggCAGCGATTCAGCCGGGCTCCAACAGGCCCGAGGTGCTCAGGCTCAACATATTCTAAAATGAGATATCTGGCCTTTGACCTTTGTTCTGTTAGGATGCAATCTGTGCAGAGCCAGAGAGGACACGAGCGCCGCTGCCAAAAAcaaagagttttttttgttaaaggttctttttttattggtgcaatGCAACAAAACATCAACATAACTGCTGCCCCAAATAATCACTAGAGCGCCACATGTAGATTCATCTGCCGATgaaaaatagtccccaacaaagtcCCCATTTCctcttgtttgtttgataaaaactactGATGAAACTATActaagatttacatcttcagtaggaaccacagactgtatataagaagtggacgtggtcaccctgacgtcacccgttggttcaTGGACTGCAGttctgaagcctcgagttcggcattttattcgacgtcatcttgtttttttttaaaccaagaACTGGTCGTGTCTATATGGTAACTTCCAAGTTGCAAAAACACGCGAAAACTCTTGttagactcgctgcccgacgacctatcctaaccataaccccaaccattcgaggtcaatgccgaACTTGGTTAGTGAGTTACCTTCTAAACACGACcaacagaagtgacacgagaggggggagctgagtacaaccgaacgctgaacaaGACGTCACGTCGCCATCTTtggttttggccgtcaccatcttgttttttggccgtcgccatcttgtttttttgcaaccagaagtgacacgagaggggggagctgagtacaaccaaacgctgaataagacatcacgtcaccatcttgatttttggcagtcgccatcttggtttttgactttcgccatcttggtttttgactgtcgccatcttggttttttgcaaccagaagtgacacaaaagggtggagctaagtacaatcgaacgctgaacaagacatcacgtcaccatcttggtttttgactttCACCATCTTGGGTTTgggatggcgacggctaaaaactgagatggagacggccagaacccaagatggtgacggccgaagaccaagatggtgacggctaaaaatcaatatcaagacGTCcggaaaccaagatggcgacggccaaaatgccaaactccaggcttcaaaatggcagtccacaaaccaatgtttGATgttacggtgactacgtccacttcttatatacatcTATAAGTCTATGGCCGGGTATCTTTCAAACTCTTATAACGCAGGTTTACTCTTCATAACACTGATGACAATAAAGAAACTTAATCCAAAATCTATATTTCAATTTGTAGTTATTGATAATGTTTTGTTGACTGGGGAAACATCAAGGACAACAATGGAAACAAGTCCAGGACTTTATGGTGTTATATCTGACGAATTCTAGTATTTTATAAACCACCCGAACCCAAACCCTCGCCGTCTCTCTGGCTCTCTTTAAGACTCGAGGTCCACTTCTGATTCCAGCTGGAGAATGAATCTGTTTAGCTTGGAAAGCACACTTAATGGAGATACAAGGTTTTCCCCAGACAAAGCAATTGAGTCGACATTTCAGGTGCCACGAGGGAGTCGGAGCGATGCCAGCTGGGCGGCCGCCGGCCTCGGTGTGTGCTGGCAGCGtttgaagagtgtgtgtgtgtgtgttgtgttgtgttgtgttgtgttatgtgtAATGGGCTGGACAGAGCCAACATGCctgaacagcagcagctacaCATACTGAACACACATCAGTGCagccacaacacaacacaacacatggaAACCCTGTCTGGGAAAATAAAACGGATCAACACCTGAGAGCAACTACACGGGAATCCAAATACACAAACTGGATCCTCAGTAGTCCACGTGAAGAAAGCTTTAAGGAAGTCTTGTTTTCATGCCACGATTAGTATTTCTTCACTTTTAAATATACTAGAATATTTCCACAACTACTGGATGAATTGCCTTGAAGTGTTGTACCAGCATTCATGTTTCCAAGAGGATAAACCCTGATGATATTGGTAGGGCCGTCCGGACGATACTTTGGTACCGATTAgatatgttttgtgatttttaagtattgcgatcgatattacgatttattgcgatttttgtttacttttttaacattagaccatgaaggggaaaaagttgaatcatagtATCAACATTAACTAGtgttacaatatttttttaagtatttgttCATAAAGCAAAGTCCTTACAAAAACCtggatggagacgaccaaaaaaccaagatggcgatggccaaaaaccaagatggcgacagccgaAGACCTAGATGGCAACTGCCAAAGACCTAGATGGCGACAGCCGAAGATctagatggcgatggccaaagacctagatggcgatggccaaagacctagatggcgatggccaaaaacctagatggcgatggccaaaaacctagatggcgatggccaaagaCCTAGATGGCGACTGCCAGAACCCAAAATAGGGACGTCCAgaaatcaagatggcgacagtcaaaatgccgaactccaggcttcaaaacgacagtccacaaaccaatgtttgatgtcacagtgactgcgtccacttcttatatacagtctatggccgGGTATCTTTCAAACTCTTATAACGCAGGTTTTCTCTTCATAACActgatgacaataacaaatatttaatcaaaaatctatatctatatctatctatatctgaGAAATCTTGGTATTTCATGAATAAACGGAACCCAAACCCCCCTGGCTCTCTTGTAAGACTCGAGGTccagatggcgacggtcaaaaaccaagatggatgTATACCCGCCGTCCTCGatcttcctgtttctctttttgaatgacgaatacagactaccgccacctgctggtgtggagttatttcctctcaggcAGGCGTAGAGCATACGTGGTAAtcggccgttggctgtagtctttgcggtttgttcaagtgcaactttttggccgagACGAAGGCGGCGTAAAGCaacgcaactggtggcctttaTCGCCGCTatttctttgatgtcgggttggtgtgtctgggcctttacatCTGCAGGTGTTTGTTCATGAAAtgatcatcctctggggaccatgaatgtccgAATATGTCAATCCATCAAATATTTGTTGGGATATTTCAGTTTGAACCAATTTACCTCTTTCTCCTCAACAGACGCTGAGAACGCCAAGTCAGAGGGGAAGCCGGGCCACCAATCAGAGCGCGAGGACCCGGAGACGGACAGCAAGCGTCAGCAGCAGCCCGGCCAACCGCACTGCTCCTCCGAACAGGAAATGAAGCGTCAGGAGGAAGGAGACAGCTCGAGTAACCCCGAGAGCCAGGACAGCGACGACAGTCTGGAGCCTtcggatggagagggagaggaacaggaggaggcaaggggaggaggaggaggaggaggtggaggaggtggaggtggaggtggtggaggtggaggaggaaggattGGGAGGTTAGCAGGACTGGGAGGGTTAGGTGGACTGGGCGCCATCGGAGGACTGGGTAACCTGGGCGGGCTTCATATTAAAGTAGAGCACTACGGAGAGGGCGAAGAAGTACAGATGCACAACTCACAGACTTCTTcatcggaggaggaggaggaagaggaggatgacgacgaggaggaggaagaagacggAGGCGTGCAGGATTGCGACGGCGCCGATGCCGGGAGCAAGCTCCAGAAGAGGCGGAAGAGGAGGAAAGTGCAGAAATGGGACGGATCCCGAAGCAGGAGGCTCCGTCTCTCCTCGACCCCGCCCAGCCCCGTCGCCATGGGTGACGCCACGCCGATGGTTGACCCCTCCCAGGCCACGCCTGTCAACTCCTCGCACCTCCTCACCTCCGCCGGCTCCCCAAATGGCGCAGGTGCGACGTCCTCCGTCCTGAAGATCAAGACGGAGATGGCCGAACCGATCAACTTCGACAACGACAGCAGCATCTGGAACTTCCCACCCAACAGAGAGATTTCCAGAAACGAGTCGCCGTACAGCATGACCTCCAAGCCGGCGCCCCCGGGCTCCCACGAGAACTTCCCCTCCCCCCAGGGAGGCTCTCTCCAGGTCGCCATCCCCGACTCCGTCCTCACCCCTCCTGGAACCgagggaggagcaggaggagtgaGGAAGCCTCCTTACAACGGAAGCTCGGCGCCGTCCTCCGCTTCCAGCGCCACCAGTTTAGCGCCTCCCTCCAGCGCCTCCTCCGCCGACCCCCTGTCGCCTCCTCTCTCCGCCTCCCCGCGGGACAAGCAACAAGGCactcccaccacctcctcttcttcttcctcctcctcctcgtcctcgtcgACCCCGTCATCCTCGCTGCTGTACTCCGGCGACCTGGAGGCTCTACAACGCCTACAGGCCAGCAACGTGGTGCTTCCGTTGGTCCACCGGGTAACGGGGACTCTGGCGTCCACCAGCACGACGGCTCCGCGGGTCTACACCACCGGGACCATCAGGTACGCACCGGCGGACGTCACCCTGGCCATGGCGCAGGGCAACCTCCTCCCCAACGCCGCCATGAACTTCGTCGACGGCTCGGGGTTCGGCCTGGACCCCAAGACGCCCATGGAGATGCTCTACCACCACGTCCACAGGCTCAACATGTCGGCAGCGGCAGCGGCCGGCCCGTTTGTCGGATCCCCGTCGGCCACGGGCGGGAACGGCGCCCTGGGGGGCCAGATGCCGACGGCGGCCAACGTTTTCACCACGGCGGAGGGACTTTTCTCGACGCTACCGTTCCCGGTGTACAGCAACGGCATCCACGCCACGCAGACGACtctggagaggaaggaggattAACGCTACACGTTCGAGACCGCATTACTGTGTTTCTGGAATCAACAACTGTGTTCAAAGACTACTCACtagtaaacaaaataaaaactatttccTTTATCTTTTATCAACACGGCACTGTGTTTCCGAGAGGGGAGAAAGGATGACAGATGTACTCTAGCACTTTGAATCTGAGCAACTGAGCTTGTGTAATAGACATGAATGACCCTCAAACATGTCCCCCCCTTTTTTCTATCTTttacctctctcctcctcatcctcttctcctcctctctctctctctttgctcctGTTTCTTGCGATcagcaacgttttttttttttcctcttgaacaaacaaacaaaaaaaaaaacattctttatTGTAAAgaatttcttttctttgcctACAGAGAATTCATATTTGCCTACGGACTCCGCTGGAGCCAGACGGGGGGatacttttttatgattttgactTTTATGTTGCGTCTTTATGAAGATGCTGATTGTGTGTATTTAACGGAGGACGGTAACAGGGATTTGACAGACTATGCGGCGGCGCTCCTCCACATGTATCTTGATGTGATCAAGGATTTTAAAAGAAGAgggagctctctctctctttgcgcCCGACATAAAGGTCTCAGAGATAATAATCTTTtgaaaaaaggttttttttctcgATTGAGGGAATAGTTTAGAgaattaatgcttttcattttctttcttttttttttttataaaatattctaGCTCAGATTTAACTTACGaatcaagaagaaaaacaagaaaaagcaaTTTCAGCCGGGTAATGACCTGTGAATTATCGAATGTTACTACTTCCTCTCTTTTATCCCAGGAGTTTACCTTACAGGTCTCGCACCAAACATAACCTCCTCTAACATCATCCTCTCTCcgtcatcctcctctctccacttcTGTCTACCTGGTTTTTAAACATATACAGATTCATGGTGCTACCGACCGTCCAGTAACCCCGATTCAGCTGGCTGATGTGGGTGCTGTAAACGAACCCACGGCTCGTTGACAGActgatttatttttggtttttGGAGGGggaactttgttttgttttttctctttctgacCTTCAGGAAAGTCAGAAACACAGCAAGAACCTTAGAACCTCTAAATCAGCATCTCTACATGtccctcctttgtttgtctTGAAACAAAAGCACTTCATCTGATCGCCATGGCAACATGGAGgtcgcattttaggctttttttatttttgtgttttttctaacTTAATCACTTTTAATTCTCAGTGAGACTGAGGCTAATACGCTAGCGTTGCTAACTTGAAAAATGAATGTTGAAAAACCTCGACCGGCTCCTGTTTGATTAGTTTTACtactttttcctcctcctcctcctcctcctcctcttcctcctcctccttcttcgtcttcttcttcctaAACCAGAATCACCTCCACAAGATTTTTCCTAAAAACAATCCACTCTCTTCCATCTCATCGCCGGAccctgtgatttaaaaaaaacaaaaaaacaaaaaacacatatcAACAAAAGGAGATTGTAATAAAGACATGCAtttttcaatcaatcaatcaatcaaacaatcaaaatccaataactacaaaaaaaaatctttttgaggaagagaaaaaaattcctttaaacaaaaatgttgtCTTTGTCGTTGTTCTTCTGTTCTGTGTTTCTTCTCCCCCAGCCCTCcgttgccaaaaaaaaaaaaaagaaatctcacAACGTTTAGTGTTTTAAAAAGCACTGTGATTCATttgtaattatatttttttcttctactttttaggtaaaaagagaaaaaaaagatgagaacacgtaaaaaaaacaaaaccacatcCATCTTTTTAAAGTTGACAGCCCCGTCTTTACCATCCCGTCATACCTTATTACCCAGTGTGATTAAGCCGTAAAAACGTTGTTACCGATGTGTTTAGTGTCACTGGCTGTCAAAAAGTCTTTCATGGcgacttctctctctgtgtgtgttgactatatgcagtatatactgagctactgtagctgtTTTTGTCCTTTGTCTTCTCTGTGCTCTATCTCTAGTGTGGGGGGACGGGGAGGGGCGGGGCTTAGATGGAGAGGGGCGGAGCCTATAGAGaggctaagtcccgccccttccggtggaccaccacgGGATCTTATTacggaaaaaaatatgaacagtagtcaacggagagagatgaatgcttttttatcttgtttgaattgcgccatgaatcacacagatgaaTATCTTCCGCTTATCTGGGGCCGGGTCGTGGGGGCTGCGGGCTTAGCGGGGAATTCGAGAAGTCCTTCTCctcagcaacgttttccagctcttcctgggcgaccccgaggcgttcccagaaCAGACCAGACCAGATATATAAGCTCTCtggcgtgttctgggtctatcCCGCCCGGGGCCTCTTATCAGTTGGACGTAcccagaaaacctccaaagggaggcgtgccgaaccacctcagctggcccctttagAGATGAAGGAGCAGCGTCTCTACTCCGAGCTTCCTCCGGACCTCTAAGGCCGAGTCCAGCCGCACTACGGAGGAagctcatttcggccgcttgtttCCGCGGTATCATTCTTACGGTCACtgcccaaagctcatgaccacaggtgagggttggaacgtagatggaccggtAAATTGAGAGCTTCGCCTTCCgactcagctccctcttcaccgcGGCGGTCCGGTACGGCGCCCCGCATAACTGCAGACGCCGCACCGAATTatcatggcctcagacttggagatactgactctcatcccgcCCCAGTGCGTGTTGAAGGTCACGGTCTGATGaaaccaacagaaccacatcgtCTGCATAGAGCATAATTCTGAGGTCCCCAAACTGGACTCTCCTTCCCCCAGCTGGGCCTtgagatcctgtccatgaaaatcacaaacaggatcggaaacgtgtttgactttgtgctgagtactatgtatttttattttgaaaagcggacgtagtcccacgtgtctacttcctaaaagcctaaccaggtaCAAGGACTGCAAATTAGCTAGAAGTCCGATATACGTTGCATCGggtgcactttaattaagtgtaacaatgcttACATGTGTTGTCCCtgtcagataaataaatagacaaaCATCATATCTGAGATTCATGtgattcaaacgggatcaaaaaaatattctctctccgttgactaccgttcatatttgtTCCGAAAAAAGGTCCGATGGTCCACAGGAAGGGGACTTCGCCTCTGTATGGGATGATTGACATCCCCGACAACGACCCCCTTCTCTGTCTCTTCGTCCGTCTCTTCCTCCGTCTCCCTCTATCTGCAGTCTTAGTGAAACCAGTGGAGGTTCGTGGAATTTCGTGTTCGGTGGcctttgcaaaaaacaaaaaaaactttgtaGAGTCCACCTTTTTTTCCGCTGCTTCCTTTTCGTCTTTGTAAAacctctttattttttgtttgttttttttggggcgGGGGGGGTTTTCtaatccttctctctctttctctctctctctgctattGCTTTTTGCTGTTGTGTAGTCTTAATACAAACCTCTTTATCTTGCTGTCCTTTCTCTCAGAGACGAAAAGATTCTTTAACTAGCTCAAAGGTTTATGGAGCCATGTTTTTCCGCCGCTGAGGAATTCTGGGAATTGTAGTTTTCACGGCTCTTGCagtacaaaaatgtaattacgaTGAGGAAAAAGCTTAAAAGTAGCATTTTTAGATAGTAGtcctggaataaaaaaaaaaaaaagcctcagtTGTGAAACCTTTCCCAGAGTCCCTTGGGGGCTTCCTGTGTGCATTGGGTGTATTTCATTGGTTCCCACCGAAACTTGTTGACTTCCTGCGCAAAACTTTCTCTCACGGGACAAACTAAAAGTTACACAAGTGGTTCaaaggggggagaaaaaaaaaaaaaaaaaaattatttcaggacccgtaataataataataaaaattttAAAGATTTCTAAAgaaattaaaagaagaaaaaaatatttcgcACTATAAATCTATTTTTATAGGTGTTTTGGAAAACTGAACTGCATGTTTAGTAAGTTCGTCCGATGCGTTTCACGTGATCGAtccctcttttgtttttgtttgtttgtttttttccagcgtttttttgtgttttttaaagtctgTCGATCCGAACGGGGGACGCGGCGGAGGCCCGTTTAGAGGAATAAAGTCTGCGTCGTGGCCTCTAATCTCTaacctccctctctcacacatcAGGAAAAACAATCTGTAGCGTCTGTGCTTTTCTGTGAAGAATCAATGTCTTGTTACTGCGACTAACAACGAAAAATAATAAGCAAACAGGTTTATGAAATTTAAcgatggatttatttatttttgtgttcgATAAAGAGGAATGTGATTGGTCCACTCGCTGTGGGTTGAATGTTAAATTCAGTCATTTCAGGAGCATTTTGTTTCTGCGCTCCCTCTGGATTTTTCTACTTTTTGGCGTTTTTTTGCGTGacaacgggggggggggggcccaAACGAATGGCAGGTAAAGAAAAGGGGATTGGTTGGCATTGGCGGCGGCGACAGCGGGGGGCGGGACGGGGTGCACATAACTCAGACGAAACCAGGAAATACACCCACATGTAACAAAAACCAAAACAGCCGGTCCAAGCTGTTTCaatgttttttctgtgttttatgtcgaaaaatgaaaaACTTTTTTGCTGGTGATTTTAAAAACGTTATAAAAACCTGAAATCACAGCTGCTGTCGGAAAAATACATAGTGTTTAAAGAATTACAAATATTGAAAAATCAACTTCATTTACCTGTGAAAGAAAaactgttgtctgtgtgtttttaactATTTCTTGTACAATTATACAGATTCTTTTATGAGGAACTTGGTGCCAAGTAGCTGAAATACGGGAGAGAGGGAATCTCTTATTATCAATGTTAACAGTGTTATAAAAATTctaaatacaaacaaattaaaatattaaaaaagagaaaactatggtacatttctatttttttgttttgttttgtttgtttttttcctcacagaagaggggaaaaaaacacatgactaaCTGATGCTAACTTTGAGTGCCTggcttattttttattattattattattattattattattattattattattattattttcgaAAGACATCTTTTTGAGTTAATTTACCACGAATAATGCTGCAAAATTCCGAAAATGTACATACTTCATTTTTATAGCAGTTGTTCTTTTCTAAGTTTACTAGGTTCTCATCCGTTCAGAGGAACATGTCACATACACCGTTGTCTTTTTCTGTAACCCGGTTTTCACCATCTTACAGGTGCCATATTCATAATAAAAATTTCTCTCGAATTTGGGACCAGATTGCATCATTTCTTCTGTTTGACACCTTCAGCCATCCCGCCAGAATAAGACAGACGCTGCTACATCTCAGTAAGCTGTCCCGTTTTCTTTCCTCCacccttttattttgaaaagcaggATGCTTGTTTTCTGGTTCCTGTTTAGAAAAATTCTGCTGCGTCTCCTTGAGCTTCCTCTCAGCGTTTAGTTGGACAGATCAGAGGAGACGCTGCAGAGTGTAACTTCCTGTCCATGCCTGGAAACCTTCTCACCACCAGACGGCCAATCAGGTACGTGTATCTGCAGCACGGCGGTGGCGGTGGATACATCACCTGACATACTGGTCACATGGTCATGTAGGGTTTGCTTCACTATATGAGTCTCACTGCTGGTGAAATCAAAACTGTTATGGTGTCGTGGTTTTACTCACCACACGGTCCAGAGGGTGCATtcagggtcgtgtctagagggtatcccgcaaattgtgaaatctgatctgagatctgcaaaaactttcGCTAGACTCGCCGCCCGACgaccgacgacctatcctaaccttaactattaacGGCCAACACCTCGACTTTCAACAAACGtattttttcatgctttttcctaATAACGTccagctccagtcttttcaaaataaaactacttagttatgtttaggaatagattgacttggttagttttaggaaaagatcacggtttgggtttaaataactccggaagtggcaaAAACCTAAGTGCATAGAAGTGCGTCTGATTGAGAGTAGTTGATGATACAGAGACGCTTTCAAATAAGTAACAGATGTGATTGACAACAAGCACGTCGGCATTAAAGTGGCAGgtttttgaatggagtttggtgcgTAGAAGTGCGTCTGATGGAGAGTAGTTGAAGATACAGAGAAGCTCTCAAATAAGCCTGTATCCGTCCACATCTCAgtcctcctcgtctctctcaCTTTTATTACCTTCCTCTTGCTTGTATCATCTCTCCTccacccttcctcctcctctctgcagtaaTAAGAGCGGAGAGGTCAGTCAGTCGACCCTCTGAGGCCGACCAGCCAACTTTAAATATTTCACACTATTTTAAATGAGCGCCCATGAATGATAGATCACAGGCAGctctgcggtgtgtgtgtgtgtgcgtgaggaGGTGCTCCAACCTGGAGCTCCTTCTAATAACCTCTGGCTGTCCGTCTCCGTGAGGAGGTCTGATGTGGAATTTAGATCCGACAGCGTCAGTCGTTCACCGGAGGCGTAACGAGCGCCCTTTCATCATCAGCCCGTGATGGACGGATGATGAAACAAAGCGTTAAAGATGAAAACTCTCCAACTCGCTCTCGGTGGGGTGCGTGGGGGGGGCTGATCTCCAGCTA from Sebastes umbrosus isolate fSebUmb1 chromosome 16, fSebUmb1.pri, whole genome shotgun sequence includes:
- the LOC119504491 gene encoding neuronal PAS domain-containing protein 3 isoform X2; the protein is MAPTKQPSIQQQDPTRRERDPYWERPANAGSCSAARPKTLHLAGQQHTSSPWLQALRKEKSRDAARSRRGKENFEFYELAKMLPLPGAITSQLDKASIIRLTISYLKMRDFANQGDPPWNLRMEGPPPNTSVKAIGSQRRRSPSAVASEIFEPHLGSHILQSLDGFVFATNKEGRFLYISETVSIYLGLSQVELTGSSVFDYIHPGDHVETAEQLGMKLPPGRGLSLSQGAVNEDGASSASSSSHSETPEPVESSSPVLLSPDNTLERSFFIRMKSTLTKRGVHIKSSGYKVIHVTGRLRIRMALTHSRSVPNQIMGMVVVAHALPPPTINEVRIDCQMFVTRVNMDLKIIYCENRISDYMDLAPVDIVGKRCYQFIHAEDVEGIRQCHLDLMNKGQCVTKYYRWILKNSGYIWIQSSATIAINAKNANEKNVIWVNYVLSNHEYKDVPMDIAQLPNLPEKTSESSETSDSESESKENSDAENAKSEGKPGHQSEREDPETDSKRQQQPGQPHCSSEQEMKRQEEGDSSSNPESQDSDDSLEPSDGEGEEQEEARGGGGGGGGGGGGGGGGGGGGRIGRLAGLGGLGGLGAIGGLGNLGGLHIKVEHYGEGEEVQMHNSQTSSSEEEEEEEDDDEEEEEDGGVQDCDGADAGSKLQKRRKRRKVQKWDGSRSRRLRLSSTPPSPVAMGDATPMVDPSQATPVNSSHLLTSAGSPNGAGATSSVLKIKTEMAEPINFDNDSSIWNFPPNREISRNESPYSMTSKPAPPGSHENFPSPQGGSLQVAIPDSVLTPPGTEGGAGGVRKPPYNGSSAPSSASSATSLAPPSSASSADPLSPPLSASPRDKQQGTPTTSSSSSSSSSSSSTPSSSLLYSGDLEALQRLQASNVVLPLVHRVTGTLASTSTTAPRVYTTGTIRYAPADVTLAMAQGNLLPNAAMNFVDGSGFGLDPKTPMEMLYHHVHRLNMSAAAAAGPFVGSPSATGGNGALGGQMPTAANVFTTAEGLFSTLPFPVYSNGIHATQTTLERKED
- the LOC119504491 gene encoding neuronal PAS domain-containing protein 3 isoform X4, with amino-acid sequence MLPLPGAITSQLDKASIIRLTISYLKMRDFANQGDPPWNLRMEGPPPNTSVKAIGSQRRRSPSAVASEIFEPHLGSHILQSLDGFVFATNKEGRFLYISETVSIYLGLSQVELTGSSVFDYIHPGDHVETAEQLGMKLPPGRGLSLSQGAVNEDGASSASSSSHSETPEPVESSSPVLLSPDNTLERSFFIRMKSTLTKRGVHIKSSGYKVIHVTGRLRIRMALTHSRSVPNQIMGMVVVAHALPPPTINEVRIDCQMFVTRVNMDLKIIYCENRISDYMDLAPVDIVGKRCYQFIHAEDVEGIRQCHLDLMNKGQCVTKYYRWILKNSGYIWIQSSATIAINAKNANEKNVIWVNYVLSNHEYKDVPMDIAQLPNLPEKTSESSETSDSESESKENSDAENAKSEGKPGHQSEREDPETDSKRQQQPGQPHCSSEQEMKRQEEGDSSSNPESQDSDDSLEPSDGEGEEQEEARGGGGGGGGGGGGGGGGGGGGRIGRLAGLGGLGGLGAIGGLGNLGGLHIKVEHYGEGEEVQMHNSQTSSSEEEEEEEDDDEEEEEDGGVQDCDGADAGSKLQKRRKRRKVQKWDGSRSRRLRLSSTPPSPVAMGDATPMVDPSQATPVNSSHLLTSAGSPNGAGATSSVLKIKTEMAEPINFDNDSSIWNFPPNREISRNESPYSMTSKPAPPGSHENFPSPQGGSLQVAIPDSVLTPPGTEGGAGGVRKPPYNGSSAPSSASSATSLAPPSSASSADPLSPPLSASPRDKQQGTPTTSSSSSSSSSSSSTPSSSLLYSGDLEALQRLQASNVVLPLVHRVTGTLASTSTTAPRVYTTGTIRYAPADVTLAMAQGNLLPNAAMNFVDGSGFGLDPKTPMEMLYHHVHRLNMSAAAAAGPFVGSPSATGGNGALGGQMPTAANVFTTAEGLFSTLPFPVYSNGIHATQTTLERKED